Proteins from a single region of Deltaproteobacteria bacterium:
- a CDS encoding O-antigen ligase domain-containing protein, which translates to MQSQSVSTIHRERDIVNLGGYLLVATVIANFFLKVVRLPLPGLSSITLANTMAIITFSYIFIRSSLDDELRRRFLDSFVALWPAVALCVFAALSTLSAVLLHRVGGTDVFSRFAQWGYDYQMGILLRFYTAVLGAFIGYILIKDRATLEKVMVVLVIGGMLSVGLGYIQIFFGGPYFGPEELQTQYRLHDQYVVKGFFPRENAFGMSMIFLIPFLVAYGFGSRFGIFRPLFLAALVPTFVVTLMAGNRSGVLASLLAILALSFLLGQVKKSNSIYLLFLSAILVYAAVKNFESLSMRPEFIVSSVDAPSLVVRLDMIRVGFLMMLDYPLTGVGAGGYPLFFENYVSSNFVSSLYVFFSSTQEGWSWPHNAFARMAADHGVPGLLMFSAVMVKGYRDFTMGLRKACGGEERFAIAVFFAVFIGYTLGFQTKDYVQNFDFWIFLGIAAGCRRWPGGDGARRRPADAGA; encoded by the coding sequence ATGCAAAGCCAGAGCGTCAGCACAATACATAGAGAGCGTGATATCGTAAATCTCGGCGGCTATCTGCTGGTGGCCACAGTGATCGCCAACTTCTTTCTCAAAGTGGTACGACTGCCACTGCCGGGGCTCTCCTCGATTACTTTGGCCAATACAATGGCCATCATAACCTTTTCTTATATCTTTATCAGGTCATCGCTCGACGATGAGCTCAGGCGACGTTTTCTCGACTCTTTCGTTGCTCTCTGGCCCGCCGTCGCGCTATGTGTCTTTGCGGCCCTGTCCACCCTTTCGGCCGTGCTTTTACACAGAGTGGGCGGAACGGATGTATTCAGTCGTTTCGCTCAGTGGGGATACGATTACCAGATGGGGATACTGCTGCGTTTCTATACGGCCGTACTGGGGGCTTTCATCGGTTATATTCTCATAAAAGATAGGGCAACGCTTGAGAAGGTAATGGTGGTGCTCGTCATAGGCGGTATGTTGTCGGTGGGACTCGGCTATATCCAGATATTCTTCGGCGGCCCCTACTTCGGTCCCGAGGAGCTCCAGACCCAGTATCGTCTCCACGACCAGTATGTGGTAAAAGGATTCTTTCCCCGGGAAAACGCTTTCGGCATGAGCATGATCTTTCTGATCCCTTTCCTCGTGGCTTACGGCTTTGGAAGCAGGTTTGGCATATTCAGGCCTCTTTTCCTGGCGGCACTGGTGCCAACCTTCGTGGTCACCTTGATGGCAGGCAACCGTTCGGGAGTCCTCGCATCGCTTTTGGCCATCCTCGCCCTTTCCTTTCTGCTCGGTCAGGTCAAAAAGAGCAATTCGATCTATCTGCTCTTCCTGTCGGCCATACTTGTATACGCCGCTGTAAAGAATTTCGAGTCATTGAGCATGCGGCCGGAGTTCATCGTGTCCAGTGTAGATGCTCCTTCGTTGGTGGTCAGACTCGATATGATAAGGGTCGGTTTTCTCATGATGCTCGACTATCCCCTTACGGGTGTGGGCGCGGGAGGATATCCGCTCTTTTTTGAGAATTATGTTTCATCCAATTTTGTAAGCTCGCTCTACGTATTTTTTTCGAGCACCCAGGAAGGCTGGTCGTGGCCCCATAACGCCTTTGCCAGGATGGCTGCGGATCACGGGGTGCCGGGGCTTCTCATGTTTTCGGCTGTCATGGTCAAGGGCTACAGGGATTTCACGATGGGTCTTCGCAAGGCATGCGGCGGCGAAGAGAGGTTCGCCATAGCGGTATTCTTTGCTGTATTCATCGGTTACACTCTGGGGTTTCAGACAAAAGATTACGTGCAGAACTTCGACTTCTGGATATTCCTCGGCATAGCCGCCGGTTGCAGGCGCTGGCCCGGCGGTGACGGGGCGCGGCGGCGGCCTGCAGACGCCGGAGCGTAA
- a CDS encoding glycosyltransferase: MSDRPVPTVNTWKMMDMEKRPKVTVLMSVYNCERYVGEAVESILGQTFEDFEFLIYNDGSTDSTADVLAGFKDSRLQVIHQENVGLTRTLNRGLQAARGQYIARMDADDVSRPERLEKQVAFLDANPDYALVGSWYVRFNREDGIYLDVSEPVTNEEIGKVIKYASPFAHGSVTFRKDCVLAVGGYNEDYRFMQDRELWIRLAARYKVCNLPEHLYMLRLTRSNIASMLGDTFAPGSLHATVRYHLLWAKAFLRDGSSTEARRHLMKALRLKPVNSAPLLLLMASCLPHRWYLGVRQVWTLTLRRFDLWHRMVKFPAFGYPAKNSDDAKPERQHNT, translated from the coding sequence GTGAGCGACAGACCGGTTCCCACCGTGAATACCTGGAAGATGATGGATATGGAGAAAAGACCGAAGGTGACCGTTTTGATGAGCGTCTACAACTGTGAACGCTACGTCGGCGAGGCAGTCGAGAGCATACTTGGCCAAACCTTTGAAGACTTCGAATTCCTTATATATAACGACGGTTCCACCGATTCGACTGCAGACGTTCTGGCCGGCTTCAAAGACTCGAGGCTCCAAGTGATACACCAAGAGAATGTGGGGCTTACCAGGACGCTTAACCGGGGGCTTCAGGCCGCACGTGGACAATACATAGCAAGGATGGACGCCGACGACGTCTCCAGGCCGGAGAGGCTCGAAAAGCAAGTGGCTTTTCTGGACGCAAATCCAGATTACGCTCTCGTCGGCTCCTGGTACGTCCGCTTCAACAGAGAGGACGGCATATATCTCGACGTTTCGGAACCGGTGACGAATGAAGAGATCGGAAAGGTAATAAAATACGCCTCGCCATTCGCTCACGGTTCCGTGACCTTCAGAAAGGATTGCGTGCTTGCGGTGGGCGGATATAACGAGGACTACCGCTTCATGCAGGACAGGGAGTTGTGGATAAGGTTGGCGGCAAGGTATAAGGTCTGCAACCTGCCGGAGCACCTCTATATGCTCAGGCTCACGCGGAGCAACATCGCTTCCATGCTCGGCGACACCTTTGCCCCCGGCTCGTTGCATGCGACTGTTCGTTATCATCTCTTATGGGCCAAGGCCTTTTTGAGAGACGGCAGCAGCACCGAGGCTCGGCGCCATTTGATGAAAGCGCTGAGGCTTAAGCCCGTCAACTCGGCACCTCTATTGCTGCTGATGGCCTCCTGTCTGCCGCATCGCTGGTATCTCGGAGTGAGGCAGGTATGGACGCTTACGCTCAGGCGTTTTGATCTGTGGCACAGGATGGTTAAGTTTCCGGCATTCGGCTATCCAGCAAAGAACTCGGACGATGCAAAGCCAGAGCGTCAGCACAATACATAG
- a CDS encoding class I SAM-dependent methyltransferase, producing MGVAVTENRAERLPVDEVTGYRDRRERAEYIYKVYGRYLQGKVLDVGCGDAYLRPFVDDYTGVDIVGAPDVRADLDSGVLPFGGATFDCVVCTDVLEHVDALHTLFGELLRCTRRYVVLSLPNCWPPVVKRSLLMSKAGVKFYGLPLKKPMDRHKWFFNISESVDFIRGVSGSDKASNVEVVKMDVFYGKRWKRIIGRFFDADRALNNLFGEALWVVLEKRR from the coding sequence ATCGGGGTGGCTGTGACGGAGAACAGGGCGGAGAGGTTGCCGGTGGATGAGGTCACCGGCTACAGGGACCGACGTGAAAGGGCCGAGTATATCTATAAGGTGTACGGTCGTTATCTCCAGGGCAAGGTGCTCGACGTTGGGTGCGGTGACGCATACCTGCGGCCCTTTGTGGATGACTATACCGGTGTAGACATCGTGGGAGCCCCTGATGTGCGGGCCGATTTGGATTCAGGTGTGCTGCCGTTCGGGGGGGCGACATTCGACTGTGTTGTCTGTACCGATGTTCTCGAACATGTCGATGCGCTTCATACCCTCTTCGGTGAGTTGCTGCGATGTACGCGCCGTTACGTTGTGCTGAGTCTGCCCAATTGCTGGCCGCCTGTGGTGAAGAGGTCGCTTCTTATGAGCAAGGCAGGGGTAAAGTTCTACGGTCTGCCGCTTAAGAAACCGATGGACAGGCACAAGTGGTTCTTCAATATTAGTGAGTCCGTCGACTTCATCCGCGGCGTCTCCGGCTCCGACAAGGCATCGAACGTTGAAGTGGTGAAGATGGATGTTTTTTATGGCAAGCGATGGAAAAGGATCATCGGCAGATTCTTCGATGCAGACCGGGCTCTGAACAATCTTTTCGGTGAGGCCCTGTGGGTGGTTCTCGAAAAGAGGCGGTGA